CAAGACGCAATCTATACCTGGCTGTAATCCGGCACCACGGCATTTTCGCCCAACACTGTATTGGGTCTTATCACGGTATAGCGCCCGATTTTGCAACCGGAGGCAATGACACATCCGGTCAGACGCGCTCCTTCGCCGATGCTGATATCATCCCATAACACGCTGCGCTCAATAATGGCACGCTGTCCAACCATCACGTTTTTCCCCATGACGACCAAATCGCCGATACGTGCATCCGTCTGAATGGCGCAATGATCGCCGATAACCGTTGGTGCATACAGCATGGCCTGAGGATGAATCCGGCAATTTTTCCCCATACGCAATTGCTTGTTGTTTTTCCAGGTTTTGCCCATCGGCAGCATGCGCATTTTATTTTCCAAAATATCCATGTGGGCCTGATGATATTTAGCAGTTGTTCCGATATCTTTCCAATAATTCCGGCTGGTATACGCCCAGACCCGTTCATTGGTATTGAGCAGGTTTTGAAAAAGTTGGCGCTCAGCGGAAAAATTTGTATTGACCGGAATCGCATCAAAAACTGCCGCATCAAATATATACAATCCTGAATTAATCCAGTGGCTCTTGACCTCATCCATATTTGGTTTTTCCACAAACCGCTGCACCCGGCCCCGCGAATTAAACAGGACCAGACCGTAGGCGGTCGGGTCGGCGACCCAGCTCAGACCGATTGTCACCATGGCTTTGTTCTTCCGGTGAATCCGGGCCATCTGAGTGAAATCCCAATCAGTTAATTCATCCCCATTCAATACCGCAACCGCTTCTGCGCCCCGTACATATTTTTGCGCATTTTTGATTGCACCTGCTGTGCCCAGCGGGGTTTTCTCCGTGGCATAATGCAGCTTCACGCCAAACCGGCTTCCCGTACCAAATGCCTTGCGGACCAATTCAGGTTTGTGACAGATGGAGAGCGTGATATCACGTACCCCGTGACGCTTGAGCAGCGCAAACTGGTATTCCAAAAAAGGACGTCCCACCATGGGAACAGTGCCTTTGAGCCGGTGGATGGTCAGCGGGCGCAAACGTGTTCCTTCGCCGCCGACCAGAATAATGGCTTTCACTGATTTGTCTCCTTGGCCTTATCCCGAAAATACTCATAAGTTTTTTTGACCCCATCACCAAAAGCGGTTTCCGGTTTCCAGCCCAGAATTTTTTCCGCCAAACCGGCATTGAGATAGATCGCCTGCAAATCACCGCGGCGCGGCGGACCGCTCAACGCCGGAGTTTGATTGTCCATGGCAGTCCGGACTGCCTGGTACACCTGATTGACATCCGTCGGAAGATTAGTGCCGATATTCAATGCCACATTCTCCCCTTTTTCCAGGGCCAGCATATTTGCCCGGACAACATCCCCAACAAAAACATAGTCGCGCACGCAGGAACCATCCCCGAAAATAGTCGGCGCTTTGCCTGCCAGCAGGGCTTGGATAAAAATAGAAACCACCCCGGCTTCGCCATGCGGTACCTGACGCGGGCCGTAAACATTGCCGTAACGAAACGTAACATACTGAAATCCCGTTTTTTTAGCATAAAAATCCAGATAATTCTCACCGGTAAATTTGGAAATACCATACGGTGAAGCCGGCTGCAAAGGATACGTCTCATCTGCCGGAAGTTTTTTCGGTTCCCCGTACACCACCCCGCCGGAGGAAATATAAATAACGCGGCGGACCGCATGCTTGTGACAGGCTTCCAGGATGTTGAGCCAACCAACAATATTTACCCGGGCATCTTCGCGCGGATTGTCTACGGATAACGGCACTGAAATTTGGGCCGCATGATGATTCAACACTTCGGGCTTGAACTCCGCAAAAACTTCCTCGACCTTGGTATCTGAAATATCCACCTGGTAGAATTTGGCATTGGGATTAACATTATCAATATTGCCGGATGAAAGATCATCTAAAACAGCCACTTCATGGCCTGCGGCAATATAGGCATCCGCCACATTCGAACCAATAAATCCAGCGCCGCCGGTAACCAAAATACGCATACAGC
The bacterium DNA segment above includes these coding regions:
- a CDS encoding NAD-dependent epimerase/dehydratase family protein — its product is MRILVTGGAGFIGSNVADAYIAAGHEVAVLDDLSSGNIDNVNPNAKFYQVDISDTKVEEVFAEFKPEVLNHHAAQISVPLSVDNPREDARVNIVGWLNILEACHKHAVRRVIYISSGGVVYGEPKKLPADETYPLQPASPYGISKFTGENYLDFYAKKTGFQYVTFRYGNVYGPRQVPHGEAGVVSIFIQALLAGKAPTIFGDGSCVRDYVFVGDVVRANMLALEKGENVALNIGTNLPTDVNQVYQAVRTAMDNQTPALSGPPRRGDLQAIYLNAGLAEKILGWKPETAFGDGVKKTYEYFRDKAKETNQ
- a CDS encoding NDP-sugar synthase, yielding MKAIILVGGEGTRLRPLTIHRLKGTVPMVGRPFLEYQFALLKRHGVRDITLSICHKPELVRKAFGTGSRFGVKLHYATEKTPLGTAGAIKNAQKYVRGAEAVAVLNGDELTDWDFTQMARIHRKNKAMVTIGLSWVADPTAYGLVLFNSRGRVQRFVEKPNMDEVKSHWINSGLYIFDAAVFDAIPVNTNFSAERQLFQNLLNTNERVWAYTSRNYWKDIGTTAKYHQAHMDILENKMRMLPMGKTWKNNKQLRMGKNCRIHPQAMLYAPTVIGDHCAIQTDARIGDLVVMGKNVMVGQRAIIERSVLWDDISIGEGARLTGCVIASGCKIGRYTVIRPNTVLGENAVVPDYSQV